A window from Agrobacterium tumefaciens encodes these proteins:
- a CDS encoding FadR/GntR family transcriptional regulator, whose product MDVESSTKQVSLAAKISSALRRDLAEGVFRAGDRLPSESELTREYSVSRTVVREAIAILRADGLVEARKGAGVFAIEAKPAKEVPFNDLAVGRISSVIELLELRTVFEVESAGLAASRRSAVQVEAIVDAHRRVGDCLGAGLPTRDADFEFHLAIAQATQNRRFPEFLQLIRSGIIPRGELQGAAPGSRPKDYNLHLQEEHAKIVDAIIEGDADAARQYMAAHLRGSLERYKVLLRSRTMAE is encoded by the coding sequence ATGGACGTTGAGAGCAGCACCAAGCAAGTATCGCTTGCGGCGAAAATCAGTTCGGCCTTGCGGCGGGATCTGGCGGAAGGCGTGTTCCGCGCTGGTGACCGGCTTCCGAGCGAAAGTGAATTGACCCGGGAATATTCCGTCAGCCGCACGGTTGTGCGTGAGGCCATTGCCATTCTTCGTGCCGATGGTCTGGTTGAAGCCCGCAAGGGGGCAGGCGTTTTTGCCATTGAGGCGAAACCGGCCAAGGAAGTGCCTTTCAACGATCTGGCGGTGGGACGAATTTCCTCCGTCATCGAGCTCTTGGAATTGCGCACCGTCTTTGAGGTCGAATCCGCCGGCCTTGCTGCCTCGCGTCGTTCCGCCGTGCAGGTGGAAGCGATTGTCGATGCGCATCGGCGCGTGGGGGACTGTCTTGGCGCGGGCTTGCCGACGCGCGACGCGGATTTCGAGTTTCATCTGGCCATTGCGCAGGCGACCCAGAACCGGCGCTTCCCCGAATTTCTCCAGCTTATCCGCTCCGGCATCATTCCCCGTGGCGAATTGCAGGGTGCGGCGCCGGGGTCGCGTCCCAAGGACTACAATCTGCATCTCCAGGAGGAGCATGCCAAGATCGTCGATGCCATCATCGAAGGGGACGCTGATGCTGCGCGCCAATATATGGCCGCGCATCTGCGCGGCAGCCTTGAGCGTTACAAGGTGCTTCTGCGTTCCCGCACCATGGCTGAGTGA
- a CDS encoding SDR family NAD(P)-dependent oxidoreductase — translation MTQNTFLITGASDGIGAVYAERLARRGHDLILVARRAEKLKALAAQLEKDHGIAVEVLSADLSRAEDLEKVEARLREDRRITGLVNNAGIAGEGVITALDPAYVTTMINLNILAVTRLAAAIAPRLAAEGKGTIINMTSVTALMPAAFTAVYPATKAFVLAFTEALQAQLSPSGVRVQAVLPGITRTAIWEEERLDAIPAAMVMDVHDMVDAALAGLDLGEALTIPSLPDTADLENFLAARAALRPNLSHALAASRYRAAKTE, via the coding sequence ATGACACAGAATACCTTTCTCATCACCGGCGCATCCGATGGTATCGGCGCCGTTTACGCCGAACGCCTCGCAAGACGCGGCCACGATCTCATCCTCGTCGCGCGGCGTGCCGAGAAGCTGAAGGCACTGGCAGCGCAGCTGGAAAAGGACCACGGCATCGCCGTCGAGGTTCTCAGCGCCGATCTTTCCAGGGCGGAAGACCTCGAAAAGGTCGAGGCGCGGCTGCGCGAAGACCGACGCATCACCGGCCTCGTCAACAATGCCGGCATCGCCGGGGAAGGCGTAATCACGGCGCTGGACCCGGCCTATGTGACGACGATGATCAACCTCAACATTCTCGCCGTCACCCGGCTCGCGGCAGCCATCGCGCCGCGCCTTGCCGCCGAAGGCAAAGGCACGATCATCAACATGACTTCAGTCACGGCGCTGATGCCAGCGGCATTCACCGCCGTCTATCCGGCCACAAAGGCTTTTGTGCTCGCCTTCACCGAGGCGTTGCAGGCGCAGCTTTCGCCGTCCGGTGTACGGGTTCAGGCCGTTCTGCCCGGCATCACCCGCACCGCGATATGGGAAGAGGAACGACTCGACGCCATTCCGGCCGCCATGGTCATGGATGTGCACGACATGGTGGATGCGGCCCTTGCCGGTCTCGATCTCGGTGAAGCGCTGACCATTCCTTCCCTGCCGGATACGGCCGACCTTGAAAATTTCCTTGCAGCACGCGCGGCGTTGAGGCCCAATCTGTCGCATGCACTTGCCGCCAGCCGGTATCGTGCGGCCAAAACCGAATAG
- a CDS encoding ABC transporter permease, with product MTARAETSSRLPVPLNALKNIIIFLLKSPTSAFGLAVLLLLVIAAIFAPWLATHDPYAQDLANTLKAPGNGHVFGTDELGRDIYSRLLWGARITLTIISLVSIIVGPVGLLVGTASGYLGGKFDTVMMRITDIFLSFPSLILSLAFVAALGPSLNNAIIAIALTSWPPIARLARAEAMTFRKADYIAAARLQGASPLRIIVKSIMPMCLPSVLIRLTLNMATVILTAAGLGFLGLGAQPPLPEWGAMIATGRRYMLDSWWLVTFPGVAILSVSLAFNLLGDGLRDALDPKQMNRR from the coding sequence ATGACGGCTCGTGCAGAAACCTCTTCTCGTCTTCCCGTGCCCTTGAACGCGCTGAAGAACATCATCATTTTCCTGCTGAAAAGCCCGACATCGGCCTTCGGCCTGGCTGTCCTGCTGCTCCTCGTCATCGCCGCGATTTTCGCGCCCTGGCTTGCGACGCATGACCCTTACGCGCAGGATCTCGCCAATACGCTGAAGGCGCCGGGCAATGGCCACGTCTTCGGCACGGACGAGCTGGGACGAGATATTTACAGCCGCCTTCTCTGGGGTGCACGCATCACGCTCACCATCATCTCGCTGGTATCGATCATCGTTGGCCCCGTCGGTCTTCTCGTCGGCACGGCATCCGGTTATCTCGGCGGCAAATTCGATACGGTGATGATGCGCATCACGGATATCTTCCTGTCCTTCCCCAGCCTCATCCTGTCGCTCGCCTTCGTCGCAGCGCTTGGGCCGAGCCTCAACAACGCGATCATCGCCATTGCGCTCACCTCCTGGCCACCGATCGCGCGTCTTGCCCGGGCTGAAGCCATGACTTTCCGCAAGGCGGATTACATCGCCGCCGCGCGGCTTCAGGGGGCGTCACCGCTGCGCATCATCGTCAAATCGATCATGCCCATGTGCCTGCCGTCTGTTCTCATTCGCCTGACGCTGAACATGGCGACCGTCATCCTCACCGCCGCCGGCCTCGGCTTTCTCGGCCTCGGCGCGCAGCCGCCGCTGCCGGAATGGGGTGCGATGATCGCCACGGGACGGCGTTACATGCTCGATAGCTGGTGGCTGGTGACCTTTCCCGGCGTGGCGATCCTCTCCGTCAGCCTCGCCTTCAACCTGCTGGGTGACGGCCTGCGGGATGCGCTTGATCCGAAGCAGATGAACCGGAGATAA
- a CDS encoding LysE family translocator produces MIDVTLLAFAVVAFIGIATPGPTVLLALANGSKFGVRRAMIGMAGAVLSDFVLIGAVALGLGALLAASEFWFGVVKWVGVCYLVFLGIMLLRSRGTLDGALGSTEANGAASARSIFLKSFLVAVTNPKGYLFFSAFLPQFIDPAAPQIQQYAVLALVFAGIDVMVMCGYALLGAQAVRMLRKSGALWLDRICGGALLTLAASLALYRRASA; encoded by the coding sequence ATGATCGACGTGACACTTCTGGCCTTTGCCGTGGTCGCCTTTATCGGCATTGCGACACCCGGCCCTACCGTCTTGCTGGCACTTGCCAATGGCTCGAAATTCGGCGTGCGGCGCGCCATGATCGGCATGGCTGGTGCTGTCCTTTCGGATTTCGTCCTGATCGGCGCGGTTGCGCTGGGATTGGGGGCTCTCCTCGCCGCCTCGGAATTCTGGTTCGGAGTCGTCAAATGGGTGGGTGTTTGTTATCTGGTTTTCCTCGGCATCATGCTTTTGCGCTCAAGAGGAACGCTTGATGGCGCTCTTGGGTCGACAGAGGCAAACGGGGCAGCATCGGCGCGCTCGATCTTTCTGAAAAGCTTTCTCGTCGCCGTGACCAACCCCAAGGGATATCTGTTCTTTTCGGCTTTCCTGCCGCAATTCATCGATCCCGCCGCGCCGCAAATCCAACAATATGCCGTGCTTGCGCTGGTCTTCGCCGGCATCGATGTCATGGTGATGTGCGGATACGCGCTGCTCGGCGCGCAGGCGGTCAGGATGTTGCGCAAGTCCGGCGCCCTGTGGCTCGACCGCATCTGCGGCGGCGCGCTGCTGACGCTTGCCGCTTCCCTTGCCCTTTACCGACGGGCCAGCGCATAA
- a CDS encoding ABC transporter permease, with product MSRRRLSLYGLSGQIGSIAVTLLGLLLLTFFIGRLMPADPVRAIVGEDATRETYEQVYHALGFDRPLWQQFIYYLGDVFTGDFGTSIRTGRPVIEDIIRVMPATMELATFAILIGAGLGIPMGVYAAVNKDRWQDHLVRVLSLFGHSMPIFWTGMIALIVFYAHLGLVGGGGRMDQFYIGLVEERTGFLLIDSLLAGDMEVFWSAINHLILPAALLGYSSSAYITRMTRSFMLDQLGQEYVTTARVKGLSQRQTVWLHAFGNIRVQLVTIIALAYGSLLEGAVLIETVFAWPGFGQYLTSNLIIGDMNAVMTCVLIVGVIFIGLNLLSDILYRFFDPRTR from the coding sequence ATGTCAAGAAGACGCCTTTCGCTGTATGGCCTCTCCGGCCAGATCGGAAGCATTGCGGTTACGCTGCTTGGATTGCTGCTGCTGACCTTTTTTATTGGCCGCCTGATGCCCGCCGATCCGGTGCGGGCGATCGTCGGCGAGGATGCGACGCGCGAAACCTATGAGCAGGTCTATCATGCGCTCGGCTTCGACCGACCACTGTGGCAGCAGTTCATCTATTATCTCGGTGATGTCTTCACCGGCGATTTCGGAACCTCGATTCGCACCGGCCGCCCTGTGATCGAGGACATCATACGCGTCATGCCGGCAACGATGGAGCTTGCGACCTTCGCGATCCTGATCGGCGCCGGCCTTGGCATTCCCATGGGCGTTTACGCCGCCGTCAACAAAGACCGCTGGCAGGACCATCTTGTGCGGGTGCTCAGCCTGTTCGGCCATTCGATGCCGATCTTCTGGACCGGCATGATCGCGCTGATCGTGTTTTACGCCCATCTCGGCCTTGTCGGTGGCGGCGGCCGCATGGACCAGTTCTATATCGGTCTGGTGGAGGAGCGGACGGGCTTCCTGCTGATCGACAGCCTGCTTGCCGGCGATATGGAAGTGTTCTGGTCGGCCATCAACCACCTCATCCTTCCCGCCGCCCTGCTCGGTTACTCCTCCTCGGCCTATATCACCCGCATGACGCGCAGCTTCATGCTGGATCAGCTGGGCCAGGAATATGTGACGACAGCCCGCGTCAAAGGCCTGTCGCAACGGCAGACGGTGTGGCTACACGCTTTTGGCAATATCCGCGTGCAGCTCGTCACCATCATCGCCCTTGCCTATGGCTCGCTGCTGGAAGGCGCGGTGCTCATCGAGACCGTCTTCGCCTGGCCGGGTTTCGGACAATATCTCACCAGCAATCTTATTATCGGCGACATGAATGCCGTGATGACCTGCGTGCTCATTGTCGGCGTCATCTTCATCGGGCTCAATCTCCTGTCCGACATTCTCTATCGCTTTTTCGATCCGAGGACCCGCTGA
- a CDS encoding GlxA family transcriptional regulator — MTGVTGSTLEVGLVLYRDCQIAMVHGITDLFAIASVFSQDRGGPKLRISHWSMGEGGEFSRCHDTDPGPGHPDIFVVPGRLTGPAEIEEAEPYARWLLDRHAQGATLAASCGRSFLIAATGLLAARPATTHWLFAERFRERFPDVRLEIDKIVIEDGDIITAGGLMAWTDLGLRIVDRLLGPSVMIETGKFLLIDPSGREQRHYSSFAPRLTHGDEPILKVQHWLQARAGRATSVADMAGHAGLEERTFLRRFKAATGMKPIEYVQHLRVGKARELLEFTRRSVDQIAWSVGYEDAAAFRRVFHRILGLSPGEYRSRFSSNSAMAAA, encoded by the coding sequence ATGACGGGTGTAACGGGAAGCACGCTGGAAGTCGGTCTGGTCCTCTACCGGGACTGTCAGATTGCCATGGTGCATGGCATCACCGATCTTTTCGCCATCGCATCGGTATTTTCACAGGATCGCGGTGGGCCGAAATTGCGGATCAGCCACTGGAGCATGGGTGAGGGCGGTGAATTTTCCCGCTGTCATGATACCGATCCAGGTCCGGGGCATCCCGATATCTTCGTCGTACCCGGGAGGCTGACCGGGCCGGCCGAAATCGAGGAGGCCGAGCCTTACGCTCGCTGGCTGCTGGACCGGCATGCGCAGGGCGCGACGCTGGCGGCCAGTTGCGGCCGTTCCTTCCTGATCGCCGCGACCGGGCTTCTGGCCGCCCGCCCGGCCACGACCCACTGGCTGTTTGCCGAACGGTTCCGTGAGCGTTTTCCCGATGTGCGGCTGGAAATAGACAAGATCGTCATCGAGGACGGCGATATCATTACCGCCGGCGGGCTGATGGCGTGGACCGATCTTGGCCTGCGCATCGTCGACCGGCTGCTTGGCCCCTCGGTCATGATCGAGACCGGCAAATTCCTGTTGATCGATCCTTCCGGGCGGGAGCAGCGCCACTATAGCAGTTTTGCCCCGAGGCTGACGCATGGCGACGAGCCGATCCTGAAGGTGCAGCACTGGTTGCAGGCGCGTGCCGGGCGGGCGACGAGCGTGGCCGATATGGCTGGCCACGCCGGGCTGGAGGAGCGGACCTTCCTGCGTCGCTTCAAGGCGGCGACCGGTATGAAGCCAATCGAATATGTCCAGCATCTGCGCGTCGGCAAGGCGCGGGAACTTCTGGAATTCACCCGCCGTTCGGTCGATCAGATTGCCTGGTCGGTAGGTTACGAGGATGCCGCCGCATTCCGCCGCGTGTTTCATCGCATTCTCGGGCTTTCACCGGGTGAGTATAGAAGCCGCTTTTCCAGCAACTCGGCCATGGCAGCCGCCTGA
- a CDS encoding ABC transporter ATP-binding protein, translating to MEKPILDVENLRIRYGGSPTEAVRGISFTLGRERLGIVGESGSGKSTVGRALLRLLPSATITADRLDFEGLDLLALSEKEMLKVRGRRMSMILQDPKFSLNPIRRVGDQVTETYLRHFKASKSEARKKALAMLDAVKIRDAERVYEQYPHEISGGMGQRVMIAMMLLADPDLVIADEPTSALDVTVRLQVLNILDGLVRDRGIGLIMISHDLNLVRNFCDRVLIMYAGRVVETLAARDLDQAQHPYTRGLLAAQPRIGGSRSPLAVLDRRPEWLEEKV from the coding sequence ATGGAAAAACCAATCCTTGACGTCGAAAATCTTCGCATCCGCTACGGCGGCTCACCCACGGAGGCGGTGCGCGGCATCTCCTTTACCCTTGGCCGGGAACGGCTCGGCATCGTTGGCGAAAGCGGCTCTGGCAAATCGACCGTGGGCCGCGCCCTGCTGCGGCTCCTGCCGTCGGCGACGATCACCGCTGACAGGCTTGATTTCGAAGGGCTCGATCTTCTAGCACTCAGCGAAAAAGAGATGCTGAAGGTGCGTGGCCGGCGCATGTCGATGATCCTTCAGGATCCGAAATTTTCGCTTAATCCCATCCGCCGTGTCGGCGATCAGGTGACGGAAACCTATCTGCGTCACTTCAAGGCGTCGAAATCGGAAGCCCGGAAAAAGGCGCTGGCTATGCTCGATGCGGTGAAAATCCGCGATGCGGAGCGCGTCTATGAGCAATATCCGCATGAAATCTCCGGCGGCATGGGCCAGCGCGTCATGATCGCCATGATGTTGCTTGCCGATCCCGATCTCGTCATTGCCGACGAACCGACCTCGGCGCTGGATGTGACTGTGCGGTTGCAGGTCTTGAACATTCTCGACGGTCTGGTGCGCGATCGGGGCATTGGCCTCATCATGATCAGTCACGACCTCAATCTCGTGCGCAATTTCTGCGACCGGGTTCTCATCATGTATGCCGGACGGGTGGTGGAAACGCTGGCCGCGCGCGATCTCGATCAGGCGCAGCATCCCTATACGCGTGGCCTTCTGGCGGCGCAGCCGCGCATCGGCGGCTCGCGCTCACCGCTTGCGGTGCTCGATCGCCGCCCCGAATGGCTGGAGGAGAAAGTATAA
- a CDS encoding alpha/beta fold hydrolase — MTTITTRDGTHIFYKDWGPKDGQPIIFSHGWPLSADTWDAQMVFFANNGFRTIAHDRRSHGRSDQVWHNNTMDQYADDLAELIEQLDLHDIILVGHSTGGGEVTRYIGRHGTARVAKIALIGAVPPLMLKTESNTIGLPIDVFDGIRKGTYDNRSQFFKDLTIPFYGYNREGAVISEGIREEFWRQGMMGGLKGQLDSIRAFSESDFHQDLKAFDKPTLVLHGDDDQIVPVGASALSTVRIVKHAVLKIYEGADHGLTQTHQDRFNADLLTFINA; from the coding sequence ATGACAACGATTACCACCAGAGACGGAACGCACATCTTCTACAAGGACTGGGGTCCGAAAGACGGCCAGCCCATCATCTTCTCCCATGGCTGGCCGCTCAGCGCCGATACCTGGGATGCGCAGATGGTGTTCTTCGCCAATAACGGTTTCCGCACCATAGCCCATGACCGGCGCAGCCACGGCCGTTCGGATCAGGTCTGGCACAACAATACCATGGATCAATATGCCGACGATCTGGCCGAACTGATCGAACAGCTCGATCTCCACGACATCATTCTGGTTGGCCATTCCACCGGCGGCGGCGAGGTGACACGTTATATCGGCCGCCACGGCACGGCCCGCGTTGCCAAGATCGCCCTCATCGGCGCGGTGCCGCCGCTGATGCTGAAGACGGAAAGCAATACCATCGGCCTGCCCATCGATGTCTTCGATGGCATCCGCAAGGGCACCTATGACAATCGCAGCCAGTTCTTCAAGGACCTGACCATTCCCTTCTATGGCTATAACCGCGAAGGCGCCGTGATTTCGGAAGGCATTCGCGAGGAATTCTGGCGGCAGGGCATGATGGGCGGTCTCAAGGGCCAGCTCGACAGCATCCGCGCCTTCTCGGAAAGCGACTTCCACCAGGACCTGAAAGCCTTCGACAAACCGACGCTGGTGCTACATGGCGATGACGACCAGATCGTACCGGTCGGCGCTTCAGCACTTTCCACGGTCAGAATAGTCAAACACGCGGTCCTCAAAATCTACGAGGGCGCCGATCATGGCCTGACCCAGACACATCAGGACCGGTTCAACGCCGACCTCCTCACCTTCATCAACGCCTGA
- the blh gene encoding bifunctional sulfur transferase/dioxygenase Blh, translating to MNAVKINEHLTVAGQPAIADFPSLSAQGFKSIINARPDGEEPGQPGNTQEKSAAGAAGMDYGFIPVSGPTITEADIRAFQQKMAEAEGPVFAHCKGGTRALTLYVLGEALDGRMQPEDIEAFGKTHGFDLSAATRWLERRSAAVPHIKAFFDPRTSSVQYVVSDPATGGCAIIDPVYDFDEKSGATGTMNADAILDYVERQGLSVEWILDTHPHADHFSAAHYLKQKTGAKTAIGAKVTGVQKLWQEKYNWPDLKTDGSQWDRLFETGDRFSIGSLEARVLFSPGHTLASVTYAVGDAAFVHDTLFMPDSGTARADFPGGGAKELWASIQDILALPDDTRLFTGHDYQPGGRAPKWESTVGEQKRSNPHLAGMTEEGYIRLREARDRTLPMPKLILHALQVNIRGGRMPEPEANGKRYLKFPLDVLEGSTW from the coding sequence ATGAATGCCGTGAAGATTAACGAGCATCTGACGGTTGCGGGCCAGCCGGCGATTGCCGATTTCCCATCGCTCTCCGCCCAAGGCTTTAAAAGCATCATTAATGCGCGGCCCGATGGCGAAGAGCCCGGTCAGCCTGGCAATACGCAGGAAAAGAGTGCAGCCGGTGCAGCCGGCATGGATTATGGTTTCATCCCGGTCAGTGGCCCCACCATCACGGAAGCCGATATCCGCGCCTTCCAGCAGAAGATGGCCGAGGCCGAAGGTCCTGTTTTTGCCCATTGCAAGGGCGGCACCCGGGCGCTGACGCTTTATGTTCTCGGCGAAGCGCTGGATGGGCGCATGCAGCCGGAGGATATCGAGGCTTTCGGCAAGACGCATGGTTTTGATCTTTCCGCCGCCACGCGCTGGCTGGAGCGTCGGTCGGCAGCGGTGCCGCACATCAAGGCGTTTTTCGACCCACGCACATCGAGTGTCCAATATGTCGTTTCCGATCCCGCGACCGGCGGCTGTGCCATCATCGATCCGGTCTATGATTTCGATGAAAAATCCGGCGCGACCGGAACGATGAATGCCGACGCCATTCTGGACTATGTGGAGCGCCAGGGGCTTTCGGTGGAATGGATTCTCGATACCCATCCGCATGCCGACCATTTTTCCGCCGCCCATTATCTAAAGCAGAAGACCGGTGCAAAGACCGCCATCGGCGCCAAAGTCACCGGCGTACAGAAGCTTTGGCAGGAGAAATACAATTGGCCCGATCTCAAGACCGACGGCTCCCAATGGGACCGGCTGTTCGAGACAGGCGACCGGTTCAGCATCGGTTCGCTGGAAGCCCGCGTCTTGTTTTCACCCGGCCATACGCTGGCTTCCGTGACCTATGCGGTAGGCGACGCGGCCTTCGTGCACGATACGCTTTTCATGCCGGATTCCGGCACGGCGCGCGCCGATTTTCCGGGCGGCGGCGCCAAAGAGCTCTGGGCATCGATTCAGGATATCCTCGCCCTTCCCGACGACACACGGCTTTTCACCGGCCATGATTATCAACCCGGCGGCCGCGCCCCGAAATGGGAAAGCACGGTTGGCGAACAGAAACGCAGCAATCCGCATCTGGCCGGCATGACGGAGGAGGGCTACATTCGTTTGAGGGAAGCGCGGGATCGCACCTTGCCGATGCCGAAGCTCATTCTCCATGCCCTGCAGGTCAATATTCGTGGCGGCCGCATGCCGGAGCCGGAGGCGAATGGCAAGCGTTATCTGAAATTTCCGCTGGACGTGCTGGAGGGCAGCACATGGTGA
- a CDS encoding ABC transporter ATP-binding protein codes for MAVSVETRDLSITFGSGHTALKVLPSVSFRVEPGECFGLVGESGSGKSTVLRCVSMLNDFWTGDILIDGRSVRDMPLIERCRMLQMVFQDPYGSLHPRQSVRTVLSESLAIHKLGDREERMRKVITDVGLPVSFLDRFPHQLSGGQRQRVAIARALILEPSLLLLDEPTSALDVSVQAEILNLLQRLREERGFTYIMVTHDLAVVDHMCDRFAVMLRGEITEILPRDAIAGNGAAHPYARELIGASLEYEGA; via the coding sequence ATGGCCGTTTCCGTTGAAACCCGCGATCTCTCCATCACCTTCGGCAGTGGCCATACGGCGCTGAAAGTGCTCCCCTCGGTATCGTTCCGCGTCGAGCCGGGCGAATGTTTCGGCCTTGTCGGCGAAAGCGGCTCGGGCAAGTCCACCGTGCTGCGCTGCGTATCCATGCTCAACGATTTCTGGACCGGCGACATCCTCATTGACGGCAGGTCGGTGCGTGACATGCCGTTGATCGAGCGCTGCCGCATGCTGCAGATGGTGTTTCAGGATCCCTATGGTTCGCTGCATCCGCGCCAGTCGGTACGCACCGTGCTTTCGGAATCGCTTGCGATCCATAAGCTCGGCGACCGTGAAGAGCGCATGCGCAAGGTCATCACCGATGTCGGCCTGCCCGTGTCGTTCCTGGATCGCTTTCCGCACCAGCTTTCCGGCGGCCAGCGGCAGCGCGTGGCGATTGCGCGCGCGCTGATCCTTGAACCCTCGCTGCTTCTGCTCGATGAGCCGACATCGGCGCTCGATGTCTCGGTGCAGGCGGAAATCCTCAACCTGTTGCAGCGCCTGCGTGAAGAACGAGGCTTCACCTATATCATGGTGACCCACGATCTCGCCGTCGTTGACCACATGTGCGACCGTTTCGCGGTGATGCTGCGTGGCGAAATCACCGAAATCCTGCCGCGCGACGCCATCGCCGGCAATGGCGCGGCGCATCCCTATGCCCGCGAATTGATCGGTGCCTCACTGGAATATGAAGGCGCCTGA
- a CDS encoding ABC transporter substrate-binding protein: protein MKHFLATAALGALLIGAMPLSVFAETPKDQLIVATTMSNILTLDPAAITGRETVQVLNNVYDTLVVLSPEDRSLQPRLAERWEIAEDRKSIRFHLRADAKFASGNAVTAKDVAWSLKRLLARNLAQSSFLKTRGFKLEEADKLFVAENDQTFVLNIPKPDDPNLLLMILGQNGPGSIIDSKTALENEKDGDLGGAWLTLNSAGSGPFKLTQWKSNEYIILTRNDDYWGEKAKMKRILMRHLPESQSQRLMLEKGDIDVAYSLQAPDLKSLEADKAVTIESTPGSGFYYLSVSMKDEKFAKKKVREALRYLIDYDGLDKAVMPYYGKLHQRSLSTGVMGALPDQGYKLDIEKAKALLAEAGYPNGFKTTLRVLSEDPFMKAATAIQNTLAQAGIQAELISGSGDQIYGAMRERNFELLLGRGGGGQQPHPDNNLRSIAYNPNNADDAKLTNYQSWRTSFFDEKLNKMIEEALVERDVAKQTKLYEDLQGYMDEIVMSIQPFSEVIDTAAFRSDIKGMIVSPWLSRFEEVSKER, encoded by the coding sequence ATGAAACATTTTCTTGCAACCGCAGCGCTTGGCGCCCTGCTGATCGGCGCCATGCCGCTCAGTGTTTTCGCCGAAACGCCGAAAGACCAGCTTATCGTCGCCACGACCATGAGCAACATCCTGACCCTCGACCCCGCCGCCATCACCGGCCGCGAGACCGTGCAGGTTCTAAACAACGTCTATGACACGCTGGTCGTGCTTTCCCCTGAAGATCGCAGTCTTCAGCCACGCCTTGCCGAACGCTGGGAAATTGCCGAAGACCGTAAATCGATCCGTTTCCATCTGCGCGCCGATGCGAAATTCGCCTCCGGCAATGCGGTGACGGCAAAGGACGTGGCGTGGAGCCTGAAGCGGCTGCTCGCCCGCAACCTGGCGCAATCGTCCTTCCTGAAAACCCGTGGTTTCAAGCTGGAAGAGGCCGACAAGCTGTTCGTGGCCGAAAACGACCAGACCTTTGTGCTCAATATCCCCAAACCAGACGACCCGAACCTGCTGCTGATGATCCTTGGGCAGAACGGTCCCGGCTCGATCATCGACAGCAAGACGGCGCTTGAGAATGAGAAGGACGGCGATCTGGGCGGCGCATGGCTGACGCTGAATTCCGCCGGCTCCGGCCCCTTCAAGCTGACGCAGTGGAAGTCCAACGAATATATCATTCTTACCCGCAATGATGATTATTGGGGTGAAAAGGCCAAGATGAAACGCATCCTGATGCGCCATCTGCCGGAATCGCAATCGCAGCGGCTGATGCTGGAAAAAGGCGATATCGATGTTGCCTATTCCCTGCAGGCACCGGACCTGAAATCGCTTGAGGCCGACAAGGCCGTCACCATCGAATCCACGCCCGGCTCCGGTTTTTATTACCTCAGCGTTTCGATGAAGGATGAGAAGTTCGCGAAGAAGAAGGTGCGCGAGGCCTTGCGTTACCTGATCGATTACGACGGTCTCGACAAGGCGGTCATGCCCTATTACGGCAAGCTGCATCAGCGTTCTCTCAGCACCGGCGTGATGGGTGCGCTGCCGGATCAGGGCTACAAGCTCGACATCGAAAAAGCCAAGGCGCTTCTGGCTGAGGCCGGTTATCCCAACGGCTTCAAGACCACGCTGCGCGTGCTTTCGGAAGACCCCTTCATGAAGGCGGCAACGGCGATCCAGAACACGCTTGCCCAGGCCGGCATTCAGGCCGAACTGATCAGCGGTTCTGGCGACCAGATCTATGGCGCGATGCGCGAGCGGAATTTCGAACTGCTGCTCGGCCGCGGCGGCGGTGGCCAGCAGCCGCATCCCGACAACAACCTGCGCTCCATCGCCTATAATCCCAACAATGCCGACGACGCCAAGCTCACCAATTACCAGAGCTGGCGCACCAGCTTCTTCGATGAAAAGCTGAACAAGATGATCGAGGAAGCGCTTGTAGAGCGTGACGTGGCCAAACAAACGAAGCTTTATGAAGACCTGCAGGGCTACATGGACGAGATCGTCATGTCCATTCAGCCCTTCTCGGAGGTCATCGACACCGCCGCCTTCCGCAGCGATATCAAGGGCATGATCGTCAGCCCCTGGCTCTCGCGGTTTGAAGAGGTGAGCAAGGAACGGTAA